In a genomic window of Syngnathus typhle isolate RoL2023-S1 ecotype Sweden linkage group LG4, RoL_Styp_1.0, whole genome shotgun sequence:
- the nae1 gene encoding NEDD8-activating enzyme E1 regulatory subunit, with product MAATKAAKEQKYDRQLRLWGDHGQEALENAHVCLINATATGTEILKNLVLPGIGAFTIVDGHTVSGEDVGNNFFLSPDSIGKNRAQAATELLQELNTDVSGNFVEESPDMLLDCNPEFFHRFSIVIGVQLPESTSLRLGSVLWSASVPFLLCKTYGLIGYMRLVVQEHTVIESHPDNALEDLRLDRPFAEFKKHIHSYDLENMDKKDHSHTPWIVIVAKCLEKWLSEQDSQLPRNYKEKEAFRQIIREGILKNDKGVLEDEENFDEAIKNVNTALNPTQIPSVIQDLFDDELCNNITSQTSAFWVMLRAVKEFVHNEGCGSLPLRGTIPDMIADSQKFINLQNVYREKALEDAASVSTYVESLLQSVGKAPESIPEKDIRLFCKNASFLRLVRCRSLAAEYNVDSVNRDEITSCMDNPDSEMVFYLMLRAVDRFYQQHSRYPGVYNYQVEEDISKLKLCVTGLLQEYNLNVNIKDDYVHEFCRYGAAEPHTVSAFMGGSAAQEAIKIISRQFVPFNNTFVYNAMSQTSATLQL from the exons ATGGCAGCAACTAAAGCAGCCAAAGAACAGAAGTACGACAGGCAACTCAG ATTATGGGGCGACCATGGTCAAGAAGCTCTTGAGAATGCCCATGTTTGCCTGATCAATGCTACAGCAACTGGGACCGAGATCTTGAAAAACCTTGTCCTTCCTG GCATTGGAGCGTTCACTATTGTTGATGGTCACACGGTTTCTGGAGAAGATGTCGGAAACAA CTTTTTCCTCAGCCCCGACAGTATTGGAAAG AACAGAGCACAGGCTGCCACGGAGCTGCTCCAAGAACTCAACACTGACGTATCGGGCAATTTTGTGGAAGAG AGTCCTGACATGCTGTTGGACTGTAATCCCGAGTTTTTCCATAGATTTAGCATTGTTATTGGTGTGCAGTTGCCTGAAAG CACGAGTCTGAGGCTGGGCTCCGTTCTGTGGAGCGCCTCAGTACCATTCCTGCTTTGTAAAACCTACGGGCTCATTGGCTACATGAGGCTGGTTGTGCAAGAGCACACAG TGATCGAGTCCCACCCCGACAATGCTTTGGAGGACCTGAGGTTAGACCGGCCCTTTGCTGAATTCAAGAAACACATTCATTCCTATGACCTCGAAAACATGGACAAAAAG GATCACAGTCACACACCTTGGATTGTCATCGTGGCCAAATGTCTGGAAAAATGGCTCAGCGAG CAAGACTCGCAGCTCCCCAGAAATTACAAGGAGAAGGAAGCCTTCCGACAGATCATCCGGGAAG GGATCCTGAAGAATGACAAAGGTGTTTTGGAGGATGAAGAAAACTTTGATGAAGCAATCAAGAACGTCAACACGGCTTTAAATCCAACCCAG ATCCCGAGCGTTATCCAAGACCTCTTTGACGACGAACTATGTAACAACATAACATCACAG ACTTCGGCCTTTTGGGTCATGCTTCGAGCTGTAAAAGAATTTGTACACAACGAAGGCTGCGGCAGCCTCCCTCTGCGCGGGACCATCCCAGATATGATCGCTGACTCGCAGAAGTTTATCAATCTTCAGAATGT TTACAGGGAAAAGGCCCTGGAGGACGCGGCGTCTGTTAGCACATACGTCGAAAGTCTGCTCCAGTCCGTCGGAAAG GCACCTGAAAGTATCCCGGAAAAGGACATCAGGCTCTTCT GCAAGAACGCTTCCTTCCTCCGCCTGGTGCGCTGCCGATCTCTAGCGGCAGAGTACAACGTGGATTCGGTCAACAGAGATGAAATCA CTTCATGCATGGACAATCCCGACAGCGAGATGGTCTTCTACCTCATGCTTCGAGCCGTCGATCGCTTCTACCAGCAGCACTCCCGCTACCCCG GAGTGTACAACTACCAAGTGGAAGAAGACATCAGCAAGCTGAAGCTGTGCGTCACCGGCCTGCTGCAGGAGTACAACCTCAACGTCAACATCAAGGACGATTACGTGCACGAGTT ctgtcGATACGGTGCAGCAGAGCCCCACACCGTTTCTGCATTCATGGGAG GTTCAGCTGCTCAAGAAGCCATCAAGATCATCAGCCGGCAGTTTGTGCCGTTCAACAACACCTTCGTCTACAACGCAATGTCACAGACCTCTGCTACTCTACAGCTGTGA